GCGGGCTGGAGCGTCCGAGGATTCTCCCTGCGGCGCGTTATCGACTGGCGACGAAGATCGACGGGCGCGGGGTGCATAGCTTCTGCATGTGCCCGGGTGGCTTCATTGTCCCTGCGGCCACGGAGAATGACGAGGTGGTGGTGAATGGCATGAGCTTGGCACGCCGCGACAGCCCCTTTGCCAATAGCGGCATGGTGGTGACGGTGGAGCCGGAGGATACCGCAGAATTTCAGAAGGAGCACGGCGTGCTGGCGGGCATCGCCTACCAGAAGGCGCTGGAGATCAAGGCGAGCAAGGCTGGCGGCGGCGTGCAGAAGGCACCGGGCCAGCGGGTGAAGGATTTCATCGCAGGGAAGCTTTCCGATGAGCTGCCGAAGACGAGCTACTTCCCGGGCCTGACCAGTGCGAGGCTGGACGAGATTCTGCCGCACGATGTGAGCTACCGCATGAAGATCGGCTTGAAGAAATTCGGCCAGCAGATGAAAGGCTACGTGGGCGAGGAGGCGAACCTCCTTGGTTTCGAGACCAGGACAAGCAGTCCAGTCAGGATCCCGCGTGACGAGTCTAGCCTGATGCACCCGGAGGTGGAGGGTCTTCTCCCTTGCGGCGAGGGAGCTGGCTATGCCGGCGGTATCGTGAGTGCCGCGCTGGACGGCATGAAGTGCGCGGAGGCGGCCTTGGCGGCAATCAAGTAGGTGGTTTTCTACCACGGAATACACGGATGGCACAGAAGCGGGGTTAATGAAACCTTGCTTGATGAAACGGGTGATACTGTTGGCTACTAGCCACATGCTCCTTTTTCCTGCCACAGATTATGAGGGGGTAGAGATAGATTTTTTCTATTCTTGATTCTAAATTCATCATTCTAGATTCTAAGAACTATGCCAGATTTTGAACATGAGTTGGTAGCGATGGGTAAGGGGCACCAGGTGATTGCCGGGGTGGATGAGGCTGGGCGCGGGCCGCTGGCAGGTCCGGTGTCGGCTGCGGCGGTGATCCTGCCAGAGGGATTCACGCATCCATTGTTAAATGACTCAAAGAAGCTGAGCGAGAAGAAGCGCGAGCAGATTTATGAGGACCTGATGGCGGACAAGAGCATCCGCTGGGGGCATAGCTACGCGGAGGTGGAGGAGATCGATGAAATCAATATTTTGAAAGCCACGCATGCGGCGATGGCGCGTGCGGTGAAGGCACTGGGAGAGCCGGGGGTGTATTGCTTGATCGATGGTCTGGCGGTGCCGAATTTCCCCTTTGGCTCTGAAGGACTGGTGAAGGGGGACGGCAAGAGTCTTTCCATCGCGGCGGCGAGTATTATTGCAAAGGTGTCGCGTGACCGGAAAATGCTGGAGTACGCGCAGGAATTCCCCGAGTATAGTTTTGAGAAGCACAAGGGGTACGGTACCAAGGCCCACTTGGAAGCTCTGCAGAACCATGGGCCTACTCGGATACATCGTCGCTCTTTTGCACCCGTCTCTCAACTTTCCCTGCCGCTTGACTGACCGGCAGGGCGAGCGCATTGCGCCGCATGAGATCGGCCGGATGGGGGAAAAGATGGCGCGCCTGCAGCTGATGAAGGAAGGGCGCCGGATCCTCTATAAAAACTTCCGCGGCCCGAAAGGGGGTGAGGTGGACATCGTGGCCCGTGATGGCGAGGTGCTGACCTTTGTGGAGGTGAAGACCCGCCGCAGGCGCGAGGGTAGCCGTCCGCTGGATGCGGTGACTCCTGCCAAGCAGGAACTGATCGAACGCGGAGCCAGAGCCTGGCTGTACATGCTCAAGGAAACCGACTTCCTCTGGCGCTTCGATGTGGTGGAAGTAACCCTGGAAGAAGGCAAGAAGCCTGAGGTCAATGTGGTGAAGGATTTTTTCTAACCACAGAATACACGGAAGGGACAGAAAGCTTGCCAGATGGAGCCCTGCTTGAAGGAGCTTGATTGATGGAACCATCTAGCCACAGATTATGGGGGATTGGAGACTGATTTTTTTCTGTGCTTGATGGAGTTTTTTACCACGAATTGCACGAATCTCACGAATGGGGTCTAGTTGAAGCCTATGCTTGTTGGTGCTTTTGCAGGGTGTCTCGATACGGGAAACCCCAATGGGGGTAAGAGTGTAGCCAGCGGTATGCAACCCCGGGCTTGTGTTGCGGAACCCCTTTGGGGGTCATGCCGGAAGCCAATCTTTTGCGAGGAAACCCGTGTAGGGTTCCGTGGTGGTGATTTTATAACCTCTTATAGCCTTTGTTGAGAAGTTTCCAGCCGCCGGTGGTTCGTTCTAGGTCGTAAATCCATTCTTCTGATGTTTCGGCAGTGCCGTAGGTGGCGCGTATACGCTGAGCCCCAGATGGAGAAGATGGAAGGCGGAGCACGCGAACGGGGCGGCCTGCGGCATCAGAATAATAGATCCATTCATCTCCTTTGAGTGTCGCACCGTTTTGCTCAGTTACCCAACGGACGAGTTCTTTGGGGGGTGACTCGTATAGAGGTAGTGTTAGGGCCAATTTTTGGAGGTCAGTGGAATCTGGAGGCGAGAGTGGTACGTAGTCCTTGATGAATCTCTGCTCCATAAGTTTTGCAGGTGAAGCTGATGCGCCATATACATAGCTGGGGCCTGATGGCTGCTGAGTCTTTTTGTTGGTGTGCGCAGTATTGGATTCGGCAGGTGTGCTCTCTGGCTTTGGTAGCTCAGGTTCATCTTTTTGATTACAGCTGATGAGAGCGAGTGGAATAATGATGAGTAATGCGACACGGTACATGCATGCCATGTTGTATTGCAATTTGCTTTATTTCAATAAGTTGTTTTGGTTTTGTTCGCCGTGTACTACGGCGCGTTTGGGGCTAGCCTCAGCAATGGCCGCGGCTTTGAGGTAGGCCATGACTATGCTCGGTGCGTCACAGGAGGGAGGGTGTCCTCTGGCTGGCTTGCGGGAGCGGTTTCAATACAGTGAATATCGCGTAGTTCCAGATGTTTGGAAAATGAGTCCACGCCACCATTGTCCCAACAAAGGAGCCAGCCCTCCCATCCGGAAGAGATGTCTTGGAGAAATCCCAAGTAATCTCCCTCGATGAGTTTAGTGTGCAGTGGGTCTTCTTCTGTTTGTCCGTCAGAGAGGTCTGCGAGTTCGTTCTCGAAGTCGAGGTCTAGCACATCCTCCATCATTTCCTCGCAGTCCATCGATTCGCCAAAAACGATTGCGGTTTTCTGGTCGTGGTCAATGAGGTAACCGCCTTCGGCAAAAGCCCAGTCCATAAGGGCGCCCGTTTCCTTGTATAGTTTGAGGGCTTCAAGAGCATGGTTAAGCCCTGCTGCGAAATCATGTACACAACCAAGGGCGGCCCAGTTGTCTTCATAGGCTGTTGCGTGTCCGTCTTTAATTACGACAAAATTGGCTCTATGTCCCATAGATCTCTGTCTAACAGTTCGCTGGGGGAGGGCAAGAAGAAAGCAGTAAGAGGATTATTCTCCCAGTGGTGGTAGAGTGTACAGTACGTCGTCTTCGAATTCGAATGCGTCGGAGATCAGATCCTCTAGAGGGAAGTTAAGCTTGGGGAATTCCTCGCGGGTGGTGTGGTGGTAGTTGTAGAGTGTTAGTATCCCGGTGATAGAGGTGCTATTCTCAGTGAGGAAATGGTGAAGTGCTTTGGCGCTTCGGAGCCGCTGGGCGTGGTCATCTTCTTGCTTTAAATAGGAGCCAAAGGCGAAGCCGCAGGTGCAGCCCATGTAGGAGCCGGGCTGGTAGATGTTCTTGGTGCCAAGGATTTCCTGAGGGAGGCGGTCGTCTTCCATGATGTGGTTCAGAAAGGAGCCGTTGGCTTTATCATTGAGGGTGTGGTCTTCGTCGTCGGCGAAGGCAATGTAGGCTTGGGTGCACATATCAGAGCTTCTTGTATTCTTTACTGAGAACGTTCCAGCCGCCGGTAGTGCGTTCCAGACCGTAGGTCCATTGGTAGGGGGAGGTTGGGCCTGGGGCGATGATTATTCGGATGCGCATAGGTTCGCTGTGTGATGCGCTTAGGTTAAGCACTCGAACTGCTGGTTGCGCCGTGTCTGCGGCTACTTGCCACTCCTTCATTTCACCAGTGCGGCGTAAGGCGTGGCCGGATTCTGTCATGACTAGAGAGACCTTACGCTTGGAGCCATCATCGTAGAATGGCAGTGTACTCAAAAGGTTCAGAAAGTTAGCGCGCTTGGTGTCTTCTAGCGGGGTTGAATCCGGGATGAATGTTTGCTCTAAGCTTGGGTATGGGGCTTTGGGGAGTTCTTTTTTGGTGCTAACAATCTTCTCAGTCTCTGTGCGGGTGCAGGCGAGTGTCGTCAGTGCGAAGGCGATGATGAGTAGGCGCATATCTCGATGAAATGGGGGATTGGGCTGTGTGCTGAAGCGCCGTAGACTACGGCGCGTTTGGGGCTAGCCTCAGCAATGGCCGCGGCTTTCGGGGAGGCGGTAGAGGCCGCCGTAGGCGAGCCAGCCGAAGAGGGGGACGAGGACGATGAGCGACCAAAGCAGCTTGCGAAAGAGAGGGCCTTCGTCGGTCCAGATGTTGCGGATGAAGTAGCCGGAGATCAGCAGAAACGCGCCGCCGATGCTGCAGGCACCGAGGATGGTGCGGGTGTCTCCGGCGGAAATGCGTTCAAGGATGGGATCGAAGAGGGACATGAGGTGGCGTGTTAGGTCTTATGTTTTAGGTGTTACGTTTCTTCGGTGCGGAGCTTGTATCATGGATGACTGATTTGGTCAGGACTAATCTAGGTCAAAGTAGAAGTCTTCAATTCAGAGGGTGTTGTGTTGACGGTTGCAGGGATGTTATTCGTCGGATTCGTGCAATTCGTGTTTCATTGAAGCGATAGACCTGTATAGCAATGGAGCGGTGCTAAGGTGATTCTCACAGTGAAAAAACTACCACCACGGCTAACATTCGGCGTTGTTATTTGCTGGGGAGTGTGTATGGCGGGGGAGTCATCTTTGGGAGGCCCGTGGCACGGGCAGGAAATAGATGGGGAATCCGGTGAGCTGGCCGGTGGGGTTTTCTCTAGATTGAGGGAGCTTTGCTGAGCTGGGTATTCCGGAGCGGTGCCGCCACTGTGAGCTTGCTGAGATGCAGGTGAGTCAGACTACCAGCCTAGGGATTTACACATGAACACGCCGCCGCGCGCAACGGGGGCACATGGTAGAACTGTTTAATGATTGAAAAAGTGAAGGCCCAGAAGGGTCTGGTACTTGTTGGCTTCACGGCCTGTGCACTGGGTGCTCAGGGTGAAGAGGTTTCCGCTCAGGCGGGTGAGAAGGTGGAGCAACTGGCGCCGAGCACGGTGCTGGCAAGCAGGTTCGAGGAGCCTGTGGATGGGACGGTATCTTCCGTATCCGTGCTTCGTGGTGGTGAACTCGGGAGAATGCAGGATTACCGTATTACCGAGAGTTTGAAGATTTTCCCGGGGATCCAGGGGCTTTCGACCTCCGGCCAGCGCGGGAACTTTGAGAGTGTTTTGGTGCGTGGTTTACCAACGCGCTATTCACAGGTGGTGGTGGATGGAGTGCGCGTGACGGACTCCAGCAATGGTTTGAACAATTTCCTGAGCAATACGCAGCTGGGCCTGGTGGATCGCCTCGAGTTCCTGCGTGGTCCTCAGAGTGTGCTCTACGGGGGTGAAGCTGTGGGTGGGGTGCTTGGTTACGAGACCAAGGTAGGTGATGGTGAGCCAGAGGGGTTTCTTCTTGGTGAGGCGGGCAGTTTCGATAGCTACCGTGCGGCGCTGAACTCCACCGGAGCTGTGGGTGATGTGCAGTACGGGGTAGAGCTCGGCCGTGAGTTCACAGGGAACGACACTTACTCCGCATTTCCTATCCAGGACTACACGCTCAATACCGCGATGCTGGGCCTGAAGTGGAATGTGAATGACGACCTGAGCGTGAAATTCAGCTACCGTGGAGCCGATGGCAACCTCATCACCCGTACGGAAGACCAGTGGGGCTACTACACGAGCGATGTGGATACCGACTATCATTTGTTTGCGCTGAATACCGCGCTGCGTGTGAACGAGAGCTGGAACAGCCTGCTGACTCTGGGCTACTACGAGGAAGCCTATGATGCTGATTTTGATGGCAGCTACGGCGGCTCCGTCTTTGGTTCGGACACGGATCGCTTCTCCGTGATCTGGAGTAACAAGGTGAAGCTCAGCGAGAAGCTGGATGTCGTGGCGGGTGCTGAGTATGCCTCCACTGGCTTCAGCAATTCTAACGGAAGAGATTTCGGTTTCGCCACCTATGCGGCTTTTGCGAATAGCTATTTCCGTCCCGTAGAAAACCTGCTGTTTGAAGCAGGCGCTCGTTATGATGAGCACGAGGAATACGGTGGTGAAGTGGCCTGGAATCTGGGCGTGAGCTATGATTTCGTGCAGACAGGTACTCGTCTGAGAGCGCGTGCGGCAGAATCCTACCGTACACCGGTGCTGGCGGATTCCGAGGCATTCCAGGACATCTTTGTGAACCAGCTGGCGAACCCGGATCTGGAGACTGAAGAAGTTCTCGGCTTCGAGCTCGGGGTGGATCAGGAGATTGGCCAGGATCACCTCCTGCAAGTGACTTATTTCTATCAGCAGCTGGATAACGCGATCTACACGGAGACCATCGCTCCGGGTATGTGGCCAAATCCATCCACCACCCAGCGCCAGAATAGTGAGGGTGACTCACTGGTGAGCGGTGTGGAGACAGCGCTGCAGGGCAGCTTTGCCGACGGGTCCACGAGCTATCGCATCGCGTGGACGGCACAGATCAAGGAAGAAGTCGTTGATGTGCCGGATCACATGTTAAGTGCCGACCTCTACTATGACGGCGGTGCGTGGCTCGTGGGCTGCGGAGCGACATACCTCACCGGAGCCAGCTATGGTAATCCGGATGATGTCAACTTTGTGGAGACAGACGAGCGCTGTGTTGCTCGCCTCTACGGTCACTATCAGGTCAGCGAGAATGTGAAGCTGCATGGCCGCATTGAGAACGTATTCGATGAAGAGTACGTGCTCTCAGACATTTACGGCTCACGCATCCAGGGGCAGGGCTTTGGTGCCTTCGCCGGAGTGACTCTTAGCTGGTAAATGATATTTGCATGCAAGCCAGTATTGGTTTGCTATGTCAAGGGGGTGCAGAGTTGTACGGTGTCGGCTGTACAACTCTGCTAATTTGGGAGGATTCCATCGAACGAAAATTTTTTATCCATGCCGCGCAGTATCCATAATGAATATCTGGACCATCGTTTTG
Above is a genomic segment from Rubritalea squalenifaciens DSM 18772 containing:
- a CDS encoding ribonuclease HII, with product MPDFEHELVAMGKGHQVIAGVDEAGRGPLAGPVSAAAVILPEGFTHPLLNDSKKLSEKKREQIYEDLMADKSIRWGHSYAEVEEIDEINILKATHAAMARAVKALGEPGVYCLIDGLAVPNFPFGSEGLVKGDGKSLSIAAASIIAKVSRDRKMLEYAQEFPEYSFEKHKGYGTKAHLEALQNHGPTRIHRRSFAPVSQLSLPLD
- a CDS encoding YraN family protein, whose translation is MTDRQGERIAPHEIGRMGEKMARLQLMKEGRRILYKNFRGPKGGEVDIVARDGEVLTFVEVKTRRRREGSRPLDAVTPAKQELIERGARAWLYMLKETDFLWRFDVVEVTLEEGKKPEVNVVKDFF
- a CDS encoding TonB-dependent receptor plug domain-containing protein, whose amino-acid sequence is MIEKVKAQKGLVLVGFTACALGAQGEEVSAQAGEKVEQLAPSTVLASRFEEPVDGTVSSVSVLRGGELGRMQDYRITESLKIFPGIQGLSTSGQRGNFESVLVRGLPTRYSQVVVDGVRVTDSSNGLNNFLSNTQLGLVDRLEFLRGPQSVLYGGEAVGGVLGYETKVGDGEPEGFLLGEAGSFDSYRAALNSTGAVGDVQYGVELGREFTGNDTYSAFPIQDYTLNTAMLGLKWNVNDDLSVKFSYRGADGNLITRTEDQWGYYTSDVDTDYHLFALNTALRVNESWNSLLTLGYYEEAYDADFDGSYGGSVFGSDTDRFSVIWSNKVKLSEKLDVVAGAEYASTGFSNSNGRDFGFATYAAFANSYFRPVENLLFEAGARYDEHEEYGGEVAWNLGVSYDFVQTGTRLRARAAESYRTPVLADSEAFQDIFVNQLANPDLETEEVLGFELGVDQEIGQDHLLQVTYFYQQLDNAIYTETIAPGMWPNPSTTQRQNSEGDSLVSGVETALQGSFADGSTSYRIAWTAQIKEEVVDVPDHMLSADLYYDGGAWLVGCGATYLTGASYGNPDDVNFVETDERCVARLYGHYQVSENVKLHGRIENVFDEEYVLSDIYGSRIQGQGFGAFAGVTLSW